In SAR202 cluster bacterium, the genomic stretch CTCGCCGTAACGGAGGTCGCCGAGTTTCGTGAAGCCAAGGCCGACCTCAGCGGCGAATGGGTCTGCGCTTTCGCCCAGGTACCTGGAGACTGCGGAATCGTAGACGGAGACGTGCTGGAAGGCCTTTCGGGCCAGCGCCTTGCGCTCTTCCAGCGCGATTGCCCCGGCGCCGCCGGAGGCGATACGCTCCGCAATCCAGCCGTAGTCCGCGGGGTCCACGACGACGATCACGTCCGGGAAGTTCTTCGCGGCCGCACGTATGATAGTGGGCCCGCCGATATCGATGTTCTCAAGCGCATCGTCCAGCGTTACGCCAGGTCGGGAGACAGTCTGAACGAACGGATAGAGATTAACGGCTACGAGGTCGATAGAATCGATCCCGTGCTCCGCCATCTGCGATGTGTGACTCTGAAGACTGCGGCGGGCCAGTATGCCGCCATGGACCTTCGGGTGTAGAGTCTTGACGCGGCCGTCCAGTATCTCAGGGGAGCCGGTGTATTCGGAAACCTGCTGCACGGAGATGCCCGCCCCTGAAAGCTCCTTACCTGTGCCTCCGGTGCTCAGGATGCCGAAACCGGCCTTCGAAATGGACCGGGCGAATTCCACAAGGCCCGCCCGGTTGTAAGCGCTCAGCAAAGCCTTCATCAGTCGTCCTCGAAATGGAAGTCGGAACGGTAGTATAGAGGAAATCGGCCGCGAAAAGCGAACGGACCCGGACATCCACGCATGCTTGGGGGAACCATGTAGCTGCACAGCATGATGTGCAGCTACATCAGGGTCACGCGCCTGTCGCCCTGCTGCCGCGTCACCTCTCCTACAACCAGTGCCTCGGGGATGAGCGACCTGACGGACGCTGCGTTTTCGCGGTCGCAAACGATCACCAGGCCGATGCCCATGTTGAAGACCCGGTACATCTCCGACCACTCAACGTTGCCGCGCTCCTGGAGCGCGGTAAATATTGGCAGAACGGGCCACGCGCCCCTGTCAAAAGAAGCCGTGACGCCGTCCGGGATGGAGCGGGGCATGTTCTTGTAAAGGCCGCCGCCGGTGATGTGGGCCACGCTCTTGATGTGCTTGAGCACGGGAGCGATCACGGGGTAGTACGGCCTGTGCGGCTCCAGGAGGGCCTCGCCAAGCATGCGGCCCAGCTCCGGCACGTATTCGAAGAGGGGAGACGGGTCCTTGTCCAGGCCGAGGATATGGCGAACGAGGGAGAAGCCGTTGGTGTGCAGGCCGCTGGAAGGCACTCCGAGGAGGATATCGCCAGGCCTGACGGTAGAAACATCCAGGAGCTCGCTGCGCTCCGCGACGCCCACGGCGAAGCCCGCGATGTCGAAATCATCTTCAGCGTACATGCCGGGCATTTCGGCTGTCTCACCGCCAACGAGCGCGCAGCCGTTGGCCTTGCACGCCGTAACGATGCCGGTGACAAGCCCCTCAATGATCTCGGGCTTCATCTTGCCGAGGGCTATGTAGTCCAGGAAATAAGCGGGCTTTGCGCCGGTCATGACCACGTCATTGACGCAGGCGTTAACAACGTCCTGGCCGATGGTCTCGTACTTCTTCATCGCAATGGCGAGCTTGAGCTTGGTGCCCACGCCGTCGGTGCCGGAGACCAGGACGGGGTCCTTGTATCCTGTGAGGTGGTACATTCCGCCGAAGCCGCTCAGGCCGCCGAGGACCTGCGGCCCGTGTGTCTTCGAGGCGAGCGCCTTGATGCGCTTCTTGGTCTCAACCGCAGCGTCCAGGTCGACGCCGGCGGCCTTGTATGTCTGTGCGTCCGGGTGGGATGACATGGGTGTTGGGTGCTATACCCTGGAGCCTGCTTTTGAGGTTTCGAGGGCGAGCTTGTCCATCTCCAACTGGACGGGGATGGGGTAGTTTCCCGTGAAACACGCCATGCACACCTTGTTCCGGCCAAGCTTCACCGCGTTGATGAGGCCATCGTTGCTGAGGTAGCCCAGAGAGTCGGCGCCGACGAAGTCGCGAATCTCATCCACGGTCTTGTTCGCGGCGATAAGCTCGCGGCGCGAGGCAAGGTCCACGCCGAGGTAACAAGGGTACTTGATCGGCGGCGCGCAGATCCGCAGGTGGATCTCCTTCGCACCGCCTCTTTTGAGCAATTCCACCACGAGGGGCGTAGTTGTGCCGCGGACAATACTGTCATCTAAGACGACGAGGCGTTTTCCCTTGATGAGCTCCGGCAGCGGGTTGAGCTTCCGGCGCACGCCAAGCTCCCGCAACCGCTGGTCCGGCAGGATGAACGTGCGTCCCACGTAACGGTTCTTGACGAGGCCCTCTCCGTAGGGGATGCCGGACGCCTGGGAATAGCCCACCGCGGCGGCGGTTGCGGAGTCCGGGATGCCGATAACCATATCGGCCTCTACAGGGTGCTCCTTCGCGAGCTCAGCGCCCATTGCCATGCGGTTGCTGTATACCAGCTTTCCGTTCAGGATGCTGTCCGGCCGGGCGAAATAGATGTGCTCGAAAATGCAGCCGGCCTCCCGCGTATCTCCCGACTCACGGCGGACGATCGTCTCCAGGCCGCGGTCGCTGACCATAATCGCTTCGCCGGGCTCGATGTCGCGGATGAACGTAGCGCCGATATGGTCGAGCGCGCAAGTCTCCGAAGCGACGACCCAGCCGCCGTTGAGCTTGCCCAGGCAAAGCGGCCGCACGCCAAGGGGATCGCGGATGGCAAACAGGGCATCCTTTGTCATTACTGCCAGGGAGTACG encodes the following:
- a CDS encoding phosphoribosylformylglycinamidine cyclo-ligase, whose protein sequence is MSSHPDAQTYKAAGVDLDAAVETKKRIKALASKTHGPQVLGGLSGFGGMYHLTGYKDPVLVSGTDGVGTKLKLAIAMKKYETIGQDVVNACVNDVVMTGAKPAYFLDYIALGKMKPEIIEGLVTGIVTACKANGCALVGGETAEMPGMYAEDDFDIAGFAVGVAERSELLDVSTVRPGDILLGVPSSGLHTNGFSLVRHILGLDKDPSPLFEYVPELGRMLGEALLEPHRPYYPVIAPVLKHIKSVAHITGGGLYKNMPRSIPDGVTASFDRGAWPVLPIFTALQERGNVEWSEMYRVFNMGIGLVIVCDRENAASVRSLIPEALVVGEVTRQQGDRRVTLM
- a CDS encoding amidophosphoribosyltransferase, whose amino-acid sequence is MSASGDIAREACGVVGVYSPGEDVARSAFFGIYALQHRGQESVGIAAADGTRIRVQTRMGLVSQSFEERDLATMPGHIAIGHTRYSTTGSSHIANAQPLISRGPDTEIALAHNGNIVNSEELKAELLGWGLKFNTTSDSEVIAHLISNAPAATWEGRIKYMMRRTKGAYSLAVMTKDALFAIRDPLGVRPLCLGKLNGGWVVASETCALDHIGATFIRDIEPGEAIMVSDRGLETIVRRESGDTREAGCIFEHIYFARPDSILNGKLVYSNRMAMGAELAKEHPVEADMVIGIPDSATAAAVGYSQASGIPYGEGLVKNRYVGRTFILPDQRLRELGVRRKLNPLPELIKGKRLVVLDDSIVRGTTTPLVVELLKRGGAKEIHLRICAPPIKYPCYLGVDLASRRELIAANKTVDEIRDFVGADSLGYLSNDGLINAVKLGRNKVCMACFTGNYPIPVQLEMDKLALETSKAGSRV